A single genomic interval of Nonomuraea rubra harbors:
- a CDS encoding SigE family RNA polymerase sigma factor: MADRSEYDAFVAAAWHRLLRTAYLLTRDWSVAEDLVQTALMKAWLAWGRIRDEHEAYVRRIIVNVHVSWWRRRWRQVELPTGAPPDHPEVADRMGQADERELVWQALGRLPARQRAVIVLRFFEDMTEAQTAATLGCSVGTVKSQTSKALAKLRIDESVATAYAREG, encoded by the coding sequence ATGGCGGATCGATCGGAGTACGACGCGTTCGTCGCGGCGGCGTGGCATCGATTGCTCCGCACGGCCTACCTGCTCACCAGGGACTGGTCGGTCGCCGAGGACCTGGTGCAGACGGCGCTGATGAAGGCGTGGCTGGCCTGGGGCCGGATCAGGGACGAGCACGAGGCGTACGTGCGCAGGATCATCGTCAACGTGCACGTGTCGTGGTGGCGGCGGCGCTGGCGGCAGGTGGAGCTGCCCACGGGGGCGCCGCCGGACCATCCCGAGGTCGCCGACCGCATGGGGCAGGCGGACGAGCGCGAGCTGGTCTGGCAGGCCCTGGGCCGGCTGCCCGCCCGCCAGCGGGCCGTGATCGTGCTGCGCTTCTTCGAGGACATGACCGAGGCCCAGACCGCCGCGACGCTGGGCTGCAGCGTCGGCACGGTCAAGAGCCAGACCAGCAAGGCGCTGGCCAAGCTGCGGATCGACGAGTCCGTCGCGACCGCGTACGCGAGAGAGGGGTAG